One window of Bactrocera tryoni isolate S06 chromosome 2, CSIRO_BtryS06_freeze2, whole genome shotgun sequence genomic DNA carries:
- the LOC120768541 gene encoding Golgi phosphoprotein 3 homolog sauron, whose translation MNRSDGLVRRAVKTRDNGAEGGAAGLNANTPDDDNDLNNSNKDQEDNIDDGDSKQTRLTLMEEVLLLGLKDKEGYTSFWNDCISSGLRGCILIELGLRGRVMMEKTGMRRRGLCSRKLVLKSDQPTGDVLLDEALKHIKETDPPETVQSWIEYLSGETWNPLKLRYQLKNVRERLAKNLVEKGVLTTEKQNFLLFDMTTHPLSDNVVKCRLVKKIQDAVLSKWINDPQRMDRRILALIFLAHASDVIENAFAPLNDDDYELAMKRVRELLDLDFETEAAKPNANEILWAVFMAFSK comes from the exons ATGAACCGGAGTGATGGTTTGGTGAGACGAGCCGTTAAAACACGGGATAATGGAGCTGAAGGTGGTGCTGCTGGCCTAAATGCAAACACACCGGACGACGATAACGATTtgaataatagtaataaagatCAAGAGGACAATATAGATGATGGAGATTCCAAACAGACACGTCTAACACTCATGGAAGAAGTGTTGCTGTTGGGCCTAAAAGACAAGGAG GGATACACATCTTTTTGGAATGATTGCATATCGAGCGGTTTACGTGGCTGCATTCTCATTGAACTCGGTTTGCGGGGTCGTGTGATGATGGAGAAAACGGGTATGCGTCGCCGTGGTTTGTGTTCCAG AAAACTCGTATTGAAATCAGATCAGCCGACTGGTGATGTGTTACTCGACGAAGCGTTAAAACATATTAAAGAAACAGATCCACCAGAAACTGTGCAAAGTTGGATAGAATATTTGAGTG GCGAAACATGGAATCCCTTGAAATTGCGGTATCAATTGAAAAACGTGCGCGAACGTTTGGCAAAGAATTTAGTGGAAAAGGGCGTGTTGACAAcagagaaacaaaattttctacttttCGATATGACGACACATCCGCTTAGCGATAATGTGGTCAAATGTCGTTTAGTGAAAAAG ATACAAGACGCCGTACTTTCCAAATGGATCAATGATCCACAACGCATGGATAGACGTATTTTGGCCTTAATATTTTTGGCGCATGCTAGTGACGTAATCGAAAATGCATTTGCGCCGCTAAATGACGATGACTATGAATTGGCCATGAAGCGTGTGCGTGAATTGTTGGATTTGGATTTTGAAACGGAGGCGGCCAAACCGAACGCAAACGAAATACTTTGGGCAGTGTTTATGGCTTTCAGTAAATAA
- the LOC120768376 gene encoding uncharacterized protein LOC120768376, which yields MYLISTGKTTVLSDFSNLDTKSIYQHANGETTDFQFYARQRIFLEVNKKSGLEIMRIKDKGNNNLNIQRVRKLNIGNVYSAACAKQSMEEMAFGGVNGQVSIYNYKNSELIHRFKADNNRNSVLYLDYNGTDEYISSVFENGQINLYGTKTKTKIDSVNIDGNSTLARFHPTKRFQFSIASFKGAVTVYDLQTKRKIFNLNDAHASPCRDLCMSAATPDSLISVGYDCIVNVFDTRRRTPQMKLNHPHPLSTVAMSGCGTYFCVGNLKGELISYDIRSVKKCLATKKVHDCSVTRLSFVPLSEDDGSTTSSFSGTIANNTDSPTEYLGEQQKSTATMRQRDSFCDFLDFQANKLDRMSARFTMRRDSFDWDTLGRKPKTEDTTPTASKLNGSSENLNESTEKSTENISNGKLNMSFDYVNTRRKNFEDGKKQFTTPLRDRNSISKLVTNLKQIEEEESSHILHQNNVSSNSDKENPSNAEMDFDTHGQLGKPLNAYSSTPNHTPIDNIKVKKLDQIKSEVINENNNEKTVNTTENNHVETLNTTENNHLEEVNTTATPGDILKHIADLRLEMNTRFKKLESEVKINAEQNKWQIFTQIADIWARQMNTSEDIRDALSYLLQTDPFVNEFLRLKDENELLKAQLQQILEKK from the exons ATGTATTTAATATCAACGGGAAAGACTACTGTGCTTTCGGATTTTAGtaatttagatacaaaatctaTTTATCAGCATGCAAATGGAGAAACAACGGATTTTCAGTTTTACGCCCGACAGCGTATTTTCCTGGAGGTGAACAAAAAGTCAGGTCTGGAAATTATGCGAATTAAGGATAAAGGCAATAATA atttaAATATTCAACGAGTGCGCAAACTTAATATCGGAAATGTCTACAGTGCCGCTTGCGCAAAGCAATCGATGGAAGAAATGGCTTTTGGTGGAGTAAATGGGCAAGTTAGCATATACAATTATAAAAACTCTGAGCTGATACATCGCTTTAAAGCCG aTAATAATCGTAATAGCGTATTGTATTTGGATTACAATGGCACGGATGAGTATATATCTTCTGTGTTTGAAAATGGCCAAATCAACTTATACGGAACTAAAACAAAGACAAAAATCGATAGCGTAAACATAGATGGCAA CTCAACTCTGGCTCGCTTTCACCCAACCAAACGTTTCCAATTTTCTATAGCATCATTTAAGGGCGCTGTAACAGTTTATGATTTGCAAActaaacgcaaaatatttaatttaaatgatgcACACGCTTCGCCTTGTCGCGATTTATGCATGTCTGCTGCAACACCTGATTCTCTAATAAGCGTCGGTTACGATTGTATTGTTAATGTGTTCGACACGCGACGTAGAACACCACAAATGAAACTAAATCATCCTCATCCACTGTCAACGGTGGCAATGAGTGGTTGTGGCACATACTTTTGTGTAGGAAATTTAAAGGGTGAATTGATTTCATATGATATACGGagtgttaaaaaatgtttagccACCAAAAAAGTGCATGATTGTTCTGTTACAAGGCTATCATTTGTGCCGCTGTCTGAAGATGACGGAAGCACTACTTCAAGTTTCAGCGGTACAATAGCTAACAATACTGACAGTCCAACGGAATATCTTGGCGAACAACAAAAATCAACCGCAACAATGCGACAACGCGACTCCTTTTGTGATTTCCTAGATTTTCAGGCGAATAAATTAGATCGCATGTCGGCTCGTTTCACAATGCGACGTGACAGTTTTGATTGGGACACACTTGGACGGAAACCAAAAACCGAGGATACCACCCCAACCGCATCGAAACTTAATGGGAGCAGTGAAAACCTCAATGAATCTACAGAAAAATCGACTGAAAACATTTCCaatggaaaattaaatatgaGTTTCGATTATGTAAATACACGACGTAAGAACTTTGAGGACGGCAAAAAACAATTTACGA CTCCACTACGCGACCGGAATAGTATATCAAAACTGGTTactaatttgaaacaaattgaagaAGAGGAATCCTCTCACATTCTACATCAAAACAATGTTAGCAGCAATAGTGACAAAGAGAATCCATCAAATGCGGAAATGGATTTCGACACACACGGTCAACTGGGTAAACCATTAAATGCGTACAGTAGCACACCGAATCACACACCGATAGATAACATAAAAGTTAAGAAACTAGATCAAATAAAGTCAGAAGTAATcaacgaaaataataatgaaaaaactgTAAATACTACTGAAAATAATCATGTAGAAACTCTAAATACTACTGAAAATAATCATTTAGAAGAGGTGAATACTACTGCCACACCAGGCGATATTTTAAAGCACATCGCAGATTTGCGCTTGGAAATGAATACACGATTTAAAAAACTAGAATCGGAAGTAAAAATTAATGCTGAGCAAAATAAGtggcaaatttttacgcaaataGCTGACATTTGGGCGCGGCAAATGAACACTAGTGAAGATATACGTGATGCGCTAAGCTATCTGCTGCAAACTGATCCTTTTGTCAACGAATTTTTACGTTTGAAAGATGAAAACGAATTACTGAAAGCACAGCTACAGCAAATCTTGGAGAAAAAGTAG